The following are encoded together in the Silurus meridionalis isolate SWU-2019-XX chromosome 2, ASM1480568v1, whole genome shotgun sequence genome:
- the LOC124398494 gene encoding caspase-6-like, with product MLAVCLNLQACAGEKHENAVTGMMAVDGDDDEVVEEAANICTIPAGSDFIMCYSVAPGFFSYRDPNSGTFYIQDLCETLKQHGPTMEFTEILTLVNMKVSRLGRDFNNIKQMPCFTSMLTKKLYFRSKKQ from the exons ATGCTTGCTGTATGTCTGAACCTACAGGCATGTGCTGGTGAGAAACATGAAAATGCTGTGACCGGCATGATGGCAGTGGATGGTGATGACGACGAAGTGGTGGAGGAAGCAGCTAACATCTGCACTATCCCTGCAGGGTCAGATTTCATCATGTGCTACTCTGTAGCACCGG GATTCTTTTCATATCGCGATCCAAACTCTGGAACGTTCTATATTCAGGATTTATGTGAAACGCTGAAGCAGCATGGCCCAACTATGGAGTTCACTGAGATCTTAACACTGGTCAACATGAAGGTTTCCAGACTTGGGAgagattttaataatataaaacagatGCCCTGCTTCACCTCCATGCTGACTAAAAAACTCTACTTTAGGTCCAAGAAACAGTAA